The proteins below are encoded in one region of Arthrobacter sp. CJ23:
- a CDS encoding GNAT family N-acetyltransferase, with amino-acid sequence MPRIPEILAAYDAQLRASIPVEPPSGYDFQLHGPVLRVVGGHRGFIDAPRDLGLEGSAVDRLIAEQRDFFAARGEAVEWKTRSHDLPADLPERLLAAGFVPEEPETVMVGETALMTAEPEVPDGVRLRAVHERTDLERIAAMESAVWADELSWMADDLHSRISADPDNIEVLVAEAGGRVVSAAWLVFRPGKDFAGLWGGSTLSEWRGRGIYRALIARRAQLALARGVRYLQVDASKDSEPVLRRLGFEAITTTTPYVWSPVRG; translated from the coding sequence ATGCCACGCATACCCGAAATCCTTGCCGCCTACGATGCCCAGCTGAGAGCTTCGATACCAGTCGAACCGCCTTCGGGCTACGACTTCCAGCTCCATGGCCCTGTGCTGCGGGTTGTCGGCGGGCACCGGGGGTTCATCGATGCTCCCCGGGACCTCGGCCTCGAGGGCTCCGCCGTGGACCGTCTCATCGCTGAGCAGCGGGATTTCTTTGCTGCCCGGGGCGAAGCCGTGGAGTGGAAGACGCGGTCGCATGACTTGCCTGCGGACCTTCCGGAGCGCCTGCTGGCCGCCGGATTCGTTCCGGAGGAGCCGGAGACTGTCATGGTCGGTGAGACCGCCCTGATGACGGCCGAGCCGGAAGTGCCCGACGGCGTCCGTCTCAGGGCGGTCCACGAACGGACAGATCTGGAACGCATTGCCGCGATGGAATCCGCCGTCTGGGCGGACGAGCTTAGCTGGATGGCTGACGACCTTCATAGCCGGATCTCCGCCGATCCGGACAACATCGAGGTGCTCGTGGCCGAGGCCGGCGGACGCGTGGTTTCCGCGGCGTGGCTCGTCTTCAGGCCCGGCAAGGACTTCGCCGGTTTGTGGGGCGGCTCCACGCTGTCCGAATGGCGGGGCCGGGGAATCTACCGGGCCCTCATCGCCCGCCGCGCCCAGCTGGCCCTGGCCCGCGGAGTCAGGTACCTGCAGGTGGATGCTTCGAAGGACAGTGAGCCCGTGCTGCGCAGGCTCGGGTTCGAGGCCATCACCACCACGACTCCCTATGTGTGGAGTCCCGTCCGCGGTTAG
- a CDS encoding glutamate--cysteine ligase, with protein MRTFGVEEELLIVDPVSGEPLALADALLSGTGPAATEEPTEEPADDSADDPAEEAPGPRTGLSHELKLEQIETQTRPCHSYSELLHQIHRGRAMASKAARRHGARVAALATSPLASTLHTTPDPRYAAMLERFGITAHEQLTCGFHVHTAVESPEEGVVVLDHIRDKLAVLTAISANSPYWRGHATGFDSYRTQAWNRWPTSGPTSMFRSLSSYRRVVTRLIDTGVLLDEGMIYFDARLSRNHPTVEVRVADVCLRAEDAALIAVLVRALVETAARELLDGVEPAAVPTVLLRMASWQASSMGLRGDLLDFGTFQPEPAADVVWALVDYLAPVLEAQDELELAREGIATILDRGNGAHEQREAAARFGAAHEGAAHDGGAPDGSAYAAAPANPTANPTSTEADDDARLAAVVGHAVRVTMHGAAADARSEPAPVLTRVRQA; from the coding sequence ATGCGCACCTTCGGTGTTGAGGAAGAGCTCCTGATCGTTGACCCTGTCAGCGGCGAGCCGCTCGCGCTCGCGGACGCGCTGCTCTCCGGAACGGGTCCCGCGGCCACCGAGGAACCCACCGAGGAACCCGCTGACGACTCCGCTGACGATCCCGCAGAGGAAGCCCCCGGCCCGCGCACCGGGCTCAGCCACGAACTCAAGCTGGAGCAGATCGAAACCCAGACCCGGCCGTGCCACAGCTATTCGGAGCTCCTGCACCAGATCCACCGGGGCCGCGCCATGGCCAGCAAGGCGGCCCGGCGGCACGGTGCCCGGGTGGCGGCACTGGCCACTTCACCGCTCGCGTCCACCCTGCACACCACGCCGGATCCCCGCTACGCGGCCATGCTGGAGCGCTTCGGGATCACGGCACATGAACAGCTGACGTGCGGCTTCCACGTGCACACCGCGGTGGAATCGCCGGAGGAAGGCGTGGTGGTCCTGGACCACATCCGGGACAAGCTCGCTGTCCTCACGGCGATCAGCGCCAACTCGCCCTACTGGCGCGGCCATGCCACCGGATTCGACAGCTACCGCACGCAGGCCTGGAACCGCTGGCCGACCTCGGGGCCCACCAGCATGTTCCGTTCCCTGTCCTCGTATCGCCGCGTGGTCACCCGCCTGATCGACACGGGTGTCCTGCTGGATGAAGGGATGATCTACTTCGATGCCCGGCTCTCGCGGAACCACCCCACGGTGGAGGTCAGAGTGGCCGACGTCTGCCTCCGCGCCGAGGACGCGGCCCTGATCGCCGTGCTGGTGCGGGCGCTCGTGGAGACTGCGGCCCGCGAACTGCTCGACGGCGTGGAGCCGGCCGCCGTGCCCACGGTGCTGCTGCGGATGGCGTCCTGGCAGGCCAGCAGCATGGGCCTGCGCGGCGATCTGCTGGACTTCGGCACCTTCCAGCCGGAACCGGCCGCCGATGTGGTCTGGGCTCTAGTGGACTACCTGGCCCCGGTCCTGGAAGCCCAGGACGAGCTGGAGCTGGCCCGTGAAGGAATCGCAACCATCCTGGACCGCGGCAACGGCGCACACGAACAGCGAGAAGCCGCCGCCCGTTTTGGTGCCGCACACGAAGGTGCCGCACACGACGGCGGCGCGCCCGACGGCAGCGCATACGCGGCAGCGCCCGCTAACCCCACTGCCAACCCCACCAGCACCGAAGCCGACGACGACGCCCGGCTGGCCGCCGTCGTCGGGCATGCCGTCCGGGTCACGATGCACGGCGCGGCCGCGGATGCGCGCTCGGAACCGGCGCCGGTGCTGACGAGGGTCCGGCAGGCCTGA
- a CDS encoding PLP-dependent cysteine synthase family protein, which translates to MVGRHGAHAAEVPDGLDESVLARVGNTPLVALETLSRGLGSTVHVKLESENPGGSIKDRTALSMVRAAERSGELQPGATIVESTSGNTGIGLALIGRLTGHPVVVVTGDTISEEKLAALHNYGARVVLTDWSAPSESPGNARAVAARITADIPGAWRPMQFDNPANPAAHYEGTGPEIWRQSGGTVTHFVAGIGTGGTISGNGRYLKERVAAERQGGHLEVVGADPYGSAYSGGHPGEILVDGVGNSWPQAEWPKVFDRALVDRFLRIPNDEVYSTVHLLLDKEGLALGPSSGLAVAAALRVARAAPHGSVVVAIAPDAGTNYLSKAFNPVWLAENGIRLAADAGE; encoded by the coding sequence ATGGTGGGCAGGCACGGGGCGCACGCGGCGGAGGTTCCGGACGGGCTGGACGAGTCCGTCCTGGCCAGGGTGGGCAACACCCCGCTGGTGGCGCTGGAGACCCTGAGCCGCGGGCTGGGCAGCACGGTCCACGTCAAGCTCGAATCGGAGAACCCGGGAGGCTCCATCAAGGACCGCACGGCGCTGAGCATGGTGCGGGCCGCCGAACGATCCGGGGAGCTGCAGCCGGGCGCGACGATCGTGGAGAGCACGTCCGGGAACACGGGGATCGGGCTTGCGCTGATCGGGCGCCTGACCGGGCATCCGGTGGTGGTGGTCACCGGCGACACCATCTCGGAGGAAAAGCTCGCGGCCCTGCACAACTACGGGGCGCGCGTGGTGCTGACGGACTGGAGCGCGCCGTCGGAATCGCCTGGGAATGCCCGTGCCGTGGCGGCCCGGATCACGGCGGACATTCCCGGCGCCTGGCGGCCCATGCAGTTCGACAACCCGGCCAATCCCGCGGCGCACTATGAAGGCACCGGGCCCGAGATCTGGCGCCAGAGCGGCGGGACGGTGACGCACTTCGTGGCCGGCATCGGCACCGGGGGCACCATCAGCGGCAACGGCCGCTACCTCAAGGAGCGGGTGGCGGCGGAGCGGCAGGGCGGGCACCTGGAAGTGGTGGGCGCCGACCCCTACGGTTCCGCGTACAGCGGTGGGCACCCGGGCGAGATCCTGGTGGACGGCGTGGGCAATTCCTGGCCCCAGGCCGAGTGGCCCAAGGTGTTCGACCGCGCGCTGGTGGACCGTTTCCTGCGCATCCCCAACGACGAGGTCTACTCAACCGTGCACCTCCTGCTCGACAAGGAAGGGCTGGCGCTGGGGCCGTCGTCCGGGCTCGCGGTGGCGGCCGCCCTGCGCGTGGCGCGTGCTGCGCCGCACGGTTCCGTGGTGGTGGCCATAGCCCCCGACGCCGGGACGAACTACCTGAGCAAGGCCTTCAATCCGGTGTGGCTGGCGGAGAACGGGATCCGTTTGGCGGCCGACGCAGGGGAGTAG
- a CDS encoding rhodanese-like domain-containing protein encodes MSYAGDLSPHEAWAKLEEGAILVDVRTEGEWAHIGIPDTKATENDPLFIQWNLAGGVPNSRFLDELLQQAPEAGSTELVFLCRSGQRSIAAAIAATQAGYTSYNVLEGFEGEPDRYGERTVNGWKNRGLPTNLGKN; translated from the coding sequence GTGAGCTACGCCGGAGACCTGAGCCCGCACGAGGCGTGGGCCAAACTCGAAGAAGGCGCCATCCTGGTGGACGTCCGCACCGAGGGCGAATGGGCCCACATCGGCATCCCGGACACCAAGGCCACCGAAAACGATCCGCTGTTCATCCAGTGGAACCTGGCCGGCGGCGTCCCCAACTCCCGCTTCCTGGACGAGCTGCTGCAGCAGGCCCCGGAGGCCGGCAGCACCGAGCTGGTCTTCCTGTGCCGCTCGGGCCAGCGCTCCATCGCCGCCGCCATCGCCGCAACGCAGGCAGGCTACACCTCCTACAACGTGCTGGAGGGCTTTGAAGGCGAACCGGACCGCTACGGCGAGCGCACCGTGAACGGCTGGAAAAACCGCGGACTCCCGACGAACCTGGGGAAAAACTAA
- a CDS encoding SulP family inorganic anion transporter, with the protein MSATSILRSAADRLSNVWALKGYKREWLRHDLVAGAALFALLVPAGMAYAQAAGLPPVTGLYATVIPLLVYAAVGPSRILVLGPDSALAPMIAAAIVPLAAGSSEKSVALAGLLAVLIGMIMLAGSALRLGTITGLLSKPIRLGYLNGIALLVALSQLPAFLGIEADGDIWQKLAKVTTGVLGGGVNLPALLLGAGSLALIWIPRLVKWKVPGVLFAVVGSCIATAVWGLNDHVKVAGVLPQGLPAPALGGIGWADALTLLPAAAGIALMAFADTGVLSQTLAAKEGKRVSGNREMAALGAASAATGLLGGFPVSGSTSRTPVAVDAGAKSQMTGVVGAALVLAFMLLAPGVTEYLPSATLAAVVIAAAIALADPSGVRRLLSLSRSESAVMLAAFLGVLTVGVLQGIVVAIALAVLDFVRRAWDPYRAELGSEEGLPGYHDLARHPEGKRIPGLLILRFDAPLFFGNGQVLAGFVREQLDEASGKAPDAITHVILAAEPITGIDTTALEDLVTLDEWLANKGVDLVFAELKGPVKDKLLHLGAAARFTPEHFFPTIGAAVRALRRE; encoded by the coding sequence ATGAGCGCCACCTCTATCCTTCGCTCCGCCGCGGACCGGCTGTCCAACGTCTGGGCGCTCAAGGGCTACAAGCGCGAATGGCTGCGGCACGATCTCGTGGCCGGGGCGGCGCTGTTCGCCCTGCTGGTGCCCGCCGGCATGGCGTACGCGCAGGCCGCCGGGCTTCCTCCTGTCACCGGGCTCTACGCAACGGTCATCCCGTTGCTGGTGTACGCCGCCGTCGGGCCTTCCCGGATCCTGGTCCTGGGCCCCGACTCGGCCCTCGCCCCGATGATCGCCGCGGCGATCGTGCCGCTGGCGGCGGGCAGCAGCGAAAAATCCGTGGCGCTGGCCGGCCTGCTGGCGGTGCTGATCGGCATGATCATGCTGGCGGGTTCCGCGCTGCGGCTGGGGACCATCACCGGCTTGCTCTCCAAACCCATCAGGCTCGGGTACCTGAACGGGATCGCGCTGCTCGTCGCCCTGTCCCAGCTGCCCGCGTTCCTGGGGATCGAGGCCGACGGCGACATCTGGCAGAAGCTCGCGAAGGTCACCACCGGGGTCCTGGGCGGCGGCGTCAACCTCCCGGCCCTGCTGCTCGGCGCGGGTTCGCTGGCGCTCATCTGGATCCCGCGGCTTGTGAAATGGAAGGTGCCCGGCGTCCTTTTCGCCGTGGTTGGCTCGTGCATCGCGACGGCGGTCTGGGGCCTGAACGACCACGTGAAAGTCGCCGGGGTCCTGCCGCAGGGACTGCCGGCCCCCGCGCTCGGCGGTATTGGATGGGCCGATGCTTTGACCCTGCTGCCCGCCGCCGCCGGCATTGCCCTCATGGCATTCGCGGATACAGGCGTCTTGTCCCAGACGCTGGCAGCCAAGGAAGGAAAGAGGGTGTCCGGGAACAGGGAAATGGCCGCGCTCGGGGCCGCCAGCGCTGCCACCGGACTGCTGGGCGGCTTCCCCGTCTCCGGAAGCACGTCACGGACACCGGTGGCCGTGGACGCCGGGGCCAAATCGCAGATGACCGGGGTGGTGGGCGCGGCGCTGGTGCTGGCCTTCATGCTCCTGGCACCCGGTGTGACCGAGTACCTGCCCTCCGCAACACTGGCCGCCGTCGTCATTGCCGCGGCCATTGCCCTCGCGGATCCGTCCGGCGTCCGGCGGCTCCTGAGCCTGAGCCGCAGCGAATCCGCGGTGATGCTGGCTGCCTTCCTGGGCGTCCTCACAGTGGGCGTCCTGCAAGGCATCGTGGTGGCCATAGCCCTGGCAGTCCTGGACTTTGTGCGCCGCGCTTGGGACCCGTACCGGGCGGAGTTGGGCTCAGAGGAGGGCCTGCCCGGCTACCACGACCTCGCCCGGCACCCCGAAGGCAAACGCATCCCCGGGCTCCTGATCCTGCGCTTCGATGCCCCGCTGTTCTTCGGCAACGGGCAGGTCCTGGCGGGCTTCGTGCGGGAACAACTGGATGAAGCCTCCGGCAAGGCTCCGGACGCGATCACCCACGTCATCCTCGCTGCCGAGCCGATCACCGGGATCGACACCACTGCCCTTGAGGACCTGGTGACCCTGGACGAGTGGCTCGCCAATAAAGGAGTGGATTTGGTGTTCGCCGAGCTCAAGGGACCGGTCAAGGACAAACTGCTCCACCTCGGCGCCGCGGCCCGCTTCACGCCCGAGCATTTCTTCCCCACCATCGGCGCCGCAGTGCGCGCACTCAGGCGCGAATAG
- a CDS encoding carboxymuconolactone decarboxylase family protein produces the protein MPEQDSPPRLAGYLDKQQPELYQALTAYAQKVTRQADQAGIPRRTMELVNYLASQINGCAFCLDLHRRRAIGYGETEQRLALIRLYEEVELFSEAERVALEITEQVTRMSSARPSAELFARARLVYAEDQISVLCMAAIGINAFNRLSILSGHPVRRAATG, from the coding sequence ATGCCCGAACAGGATTCGCCACCGCGGCTCGCCGGCTATCTGGACAAGCAGCAGCCGGAGCTCTACCAGGCCCTCACCGCCTACGCCCAGAAGGTCACCCGCCAGGCGGACCAAGCCGGGATTCCGCGGCGGACCATGGAGCTGGTGAACTATCTGGCCTCGCAGATCAACGGCTGCGCCTTCTGCCTGGACCTGCACCGTCGCCGCGCCATCGGCTATGGCGAGACCGAGCAGCGTCTGGCCCTTATCCGTCTGTACGAGGAGGTGGAGCTGTTCAGCGAAGCCGAGCGCGTGGCCCTGGAAATCACGGAGCAGGTGACACGCATGAGCTCTGCCAGGCCCAGCGCTGAGCTTTTCGCCCGGGCCCGCCTCGTGTACGCCGAGGATCAGATCAGCGTGCTGTGCATGGCCGCGATCGGCATCAACGCCTTCAACCGTCTGTCGATTCTCAGCGGGCATCCAGTGCGCCGGGCCGCCACGGGCTAA
- a CDS encoding NtaA/DmoA family FMN-dependent monooxygenase (This protein belongs to a clade of FMN-dependent monooxygenases, within a broader family of flavin-dependent oxidoreductases, the luciferase-like monooxygenase (LMM) family, some of whose members use coenzyme F420 rather than FMN.), producing the protein MLHFGWFVGHGFGVQGWGTPGYGLGYDWKKPALYQEAVRAFERSGLDLFIIEDSLTVPDTYGGTAEVSLAHASFAPKHDPLALVPYLLSATEHLGIVPTVSASFYPPFTAARLLATLQHFSEGQLGWNVVTSGSDLAARNYGLDQQIEHDLRYEKAEEFVDVVRRLWRSWEPGAVLEDVEAGIFADHTKVHPINHQGDFFKVRGPLNTAPLPEEPVLVQAGASPRGKAFAGGHADVAIALARGADGMKAYRDSIREEAAKAGRNPDDVKVLFVLKPTVVGSKAEAEELRAQRRELTQRDIDSQLNSISYLSVIDFKQFDLDTPLPELSTNSNQGTLEHFAKAAPPGSTLRQILQARSGGAGDSIIGTAEEIADHLEETGEAVGGDGFLFSGFVDPATVHGVLDKLTPELRRRGLLRTSYGDGGFRQNLLDF; encoded by the coding sequence ATGCTGCACTTTGGGTGGTTCGTGGGCCACGGATTCGGTGTCCAGGGCTGGGGGACTCCCGGCTACGGACTCGGCTACGACTGGAAGAAGCCGGCCCTGTACCAGGAGGCCGTGCGGGCGTTCGAGCGCTCGGGGCTGGACCTGTTCATCATCGAGGACTCCCTGACCGTCCCGGATACCTACGGCGGCACGGCGGAGGTTTCCCTGGCCCACGCGTCGTTCGCGCCCAAGCATGATCCGCTGGCCCTGGTCCCGTACCTGCTCTCCGCGACGGAACACCTTGGCATCGTGCCCACCGTCAGTGCCTCCTTCTATCCGCCCTTCACCGCCGCCCGGCTCCTGGCCACGCTGCAGCACTTTTCCGAGGGCCAGCTGGGCTGGAACGTGGTCACCTCCGGCAGCGACCTCGCGGCCCGGAACTACGGCCTGGACCAGCAGATCGAACACGATCTCCGCTACGAGAAGGCCGAGGAATTCGTCGACGTCGTGAGGCGGCTTTGGCGGAGCTGGGAACCTGGCGCCGTGCTTGAGGACGTCGAGGCCGGTATCTTCGCGGACCACACCAAGGTGCACCCCATCAACCACCAGGGCGACTTCTTCAAGGTCCGCGGACCGCTGAACACGGCGCCGCTGCCGGAGGAGCCCGTGCTGGTGCAGGCCGGTGCCTCCCCGCGGGGCAAGGCCTTCGCGGGCGGCCATGCCGACGTCGCCATCGCCCTGGCCCGCGGCGCGGACGGCATGAAGGCCTACCGGGACTCCATCCGGGAGGAGGCCGCCAAGGCCGGCCGGAACCCCGACGACGTCAAGGTGCTGTTCGTCCTCAAGCCCACGGTGGTGGGCTCGAAAGCCGAGGCCGAGGAACTGAGGGCCCAACGCCGGGAGCTCACGCAGCGTGACATCGACAGCCAGCTGAACTCCATCTCCTACCTTTCCGTGATCGATTTCAAGCAGTTCGACCTGGACACGCCCCTCCCGGAACTGAGCACCAACAGCAACCAGGGAACGCTGGAGCACTTCGCCAAGGCGGCCCCGCCCGGCTCCACCCTGCGCCAGATCCTGCAGGCCCGCAGCGGCGGGGCCGGGGACAGCATCATCGGCACCGCGGAAGAGATCGCCGACCACCTCGAGGAGACCGGCGAGGCCGTGGGCGGGGACGGCTTCCTGTTCTCCGGCTTCGTGGACCCCGCCACCGTGCACGGAGTGCTGGACAAACTCACGCCCGAACTGCGGCGCCGCGGCCTGTTGAGGACAAGCTACGGCGACGGCGGCTTCCGCCAGAACCTGCTGGATTTCTGA
- a CDS encoding DUF1737 domain-containing protein: protein MTEPIEEKLAYRLITGPDTRDFCERISAALAEGYVLHGSPSATFNGTDVIVAQAVILPVAIATADAAVASAVDRLEGYDEDEEAFEGHA from the coding sequence ATGACTGAACCCATCGAAGAAAAACTCGCCTACCGGCTGATCACCGGCCCGGACACCCGTGACTTCTGCGAGCGGATCTCCGCCGCACTGGCCGAGGGCTACGTGCTCCACGGCAGCCCCTCCGCCACCTTCAACGGCACCGATGTGATCGTGGCGCAGGCCGTGATCCTGCCCGTGGCCATCGCCACCGCGGATGCCGCCGTGGCCAGCGCCGTTGACCGGCTTGAGGGCTACGACGAGGACGAAGAAGCATTCGAGGGCCACGCGTGA
- a CDS encoding O-succinylhomoserine sulfhydrylase produces MTFNPDAAGWSPDTQAVRGGLDRTNFQETSEAVFLNSGFVYESAEAAERAFTGEDERFVYSRYGNPSVATFQERLRLLEGTEACFATASGMSAVFTALGALLAAGDRVVAARSLFGSCFVILNEILPRWGVETVFVDGPDLEQWRSALSEPTTAVFFESPSNPMQEIVDIAAVSELAHAAGATVVVDNVFATPLLQRCGELGADVIVYSGTKHIDGQGRVLGGAILGTKEFIDGPVKQLMRHTGPSLSAFNAWVLTKGLETIGLRVNHSSATALRIAEWLEQQPAVSWVKYPLLKSHPQYELAARQMKAGGTVLTFELLPSAGRTAKEAAFALLNGLGVIDISNNLGDSKSLITHPATTTHRAMGPEGRAAIGLSDGVVRLSIGLEDPNDLVLDLERALKQV; encoded by the coding sequence GTGACTTTCAATCCTGACGCCGCCGGCTGGAGCCCTGACACGCAGGCAGTCCGCGGCGGCCTTGACCGTACTAATTTCCAGGAGACCTCCGAGGCGGTCTTTCTGAACTCCGGTTTCGTCTACGAGTCGGCGGAGGCCGCCGAGCGCGCGTTCACGGGCGAGGACGAACGCTTCGTCTACTCCCGCTACGGCAACCCCTCGGTCGCCACCTTCCAGGAACGCCTCCGGCTGCTGGAAGGCACCGAAGCGTGCTTCGCGACGGCGTCGGGCATGTCCGCGGTGTTCACGGCGCTCGGTGCCCTGCTGGCCGCCGGCGACCGCGTGGTGGCCGCCCGCTCCCTATTCGGCTCCTGCTTCGTCATCCTCAACGAGATCCTGCCGCGCTGGGGCGTGGAGACGGTCTTCGTCGACGGCCCGGACCTGGAGCAGTGGCGTTCCGCGCTCTCGGAGCCGACCACGGCGGTCTTCTTCGAGTCGCCGTCGAACCCCATGCAGGAAATCGTGGACATCGCCGCAGTGAGCGAACTGGCCCACGCGGCCGGAGCCACCGTCGTCGTCGACAATGTCTTTGCCACTCCCCTCCTGCAGCGCTGCGGCGAACTCGGCGCCGACGTGATCGTCTACTCCGGCACCAAGCACATCGACGGCCAGGGCCGCGTGCTGGGCGGCGCGATCCTGGGCACCAAGGAATTCATCGACGGCCCGGTCAAGCAGCTCATGCGCCACACCGGCCCGTCGCTGTCCGCGTTCAACGCCTGGGTGCTGACCAAGGGCCTGGAGACCATCGGCCTGCGCGTCAACCACTCCTCGGCCACGGCCCTCCGGATCGCCGAATGGCTCGAGCAGCAGCCGGCCGTCAGCTGGGTCAAGTACCCGCTGCTGAAATCGCACCCGCAGTACGAGCTCGCCGCGAGGCAGATGAAGGCCGGCGGCACCGTCCTGACGTTCGAGCTGCTCCCCTCCGCTGGGCGCACGGCCAAGGAGGCCGCCTTCGCGCTCCTGAATGGCCTGGGCGTCATCGACATCTCGAACAACCTGGGCGACTCCAAGTCCCTCATCACCCACCCGGCCACCACCACCCACCGCGCCATGGGCCCGGAAGGCCGTGCGGCGATCGGGCTCAGCGACGGCGTGGTCCGGCTGTCCATCGGGCTCGAGGATCCGAACGACCTCGTCCTCGACCTCGAACGGGCGCTCAAGCAGGTCTAG
- a CDS encoding aromatic amino acid ammonia-lyase: MNAAQPTFLISHAPVHARQLAAAAANPATRIELSADALELIGLSRDVVDETILSGRQVYGLNTLLGSGRDTSVEEAAVLAYQVQVVRYHHSGVGDYLDRAAVRALILARLIGFSRGGSGVRTQTALFYQELLNRGVYPAVPREGSVGSSDLTQLAAVAAVAIGEGHVLGADGTLVPGAQALADAGLEPLTLDAGEALALLSANSYSIGSGALVLGRLLRLAELADLALALSLEVIARYDDGGNLSPFSPLIQAAKAVEGQRQSAEAVRRLLGGGWLEDVRPGVSVQDPLSFRAAPQTHGAFRHVVGQLEAAIEVELNGRGDNPLCDVESALMVSGGNFQPVQLALAFESTRLALAHVGISSERRIAKLYPPQRAIRQRHLAAARDGAALAAEELPGLLWYSAAALLAELKVLAAPATLGAPTLSADVEDHSTLAPLALQQLEKSHEAAEKLLTVEAVTAAYLLGEAEQQEARPLGKGTGAVVGQLAELLAQRLPPPELVARARHALLAALEREGQL, translated from the coding sequence ATGAACGCCGCCCAGCCCACATTCCTCATCAGCCACGCGCCGGTCCACGCCCGCCAGCTGGCCGCCGCAGCCGCCAATCCTGCCACGCGGATCGAACTGAGCGCGGACGCGCTGGAGCTGATCGGCCTCTCCCGGGACGTGGTGGACGAGACCATCCTGTCCGGCCGGCAGGTCTACGGGCTCAACACACTGCTCGGCTCGGGCCGGGACACGTCCGTGGAGGAGGCAGCTGTCCTCGCCTACCAGGTGCAGGTGGTCCGCTACCACCACAGCGGCGTAGGCGACTACCTTGACCGTGCCGCCGTCCGCGCCCTCATCCTGGCCCGGCTGATCGGCTTCAGCCGCGGCGGCTCCGGGGTTCGCACCCAGACCGCGCTCTTCTACCAGGAGCTGCTGAACCGGGGCGTTTACCCGGCCGTTCCGCGGGAGGGCTCGGTGGGTTCCTCGGACCTTACCCAGCTGGCCGCCGTCGCGGCCGTCGCGATCGGCGAGGGGCACGTGCTGGGCGCGGACGGCACCCTGGTGCCCGGCGCGCAGGCATTGGCCGACGCCGGGCTGGAACCCCTGACGCTCGACGCCGGCGAAGCCCTCGCGCTGCTCAGCGCCAACTCGTACTCCATCGGCTCCGGTGCGCTGGTGCTCGGGCGCCTCCTCCGCCTTGCCGAGCTCGCGGACCTTGCGCTCGCCCTCTCGCTTGAGGTGATTGCCAGGTACGACGACGGCGGGAACCTGAGTCCTTTTTCGCCGCTGATCCAGGCGGCCAAGGCAGTCGAGGGGCAGCGGCAATCCGCCGAGGCCGTCCGGCGGCTGCTGGGCGGCGGATGGCTGGAGGACGTCCGGCCGGGGGTCTCCGTGCAGGATCCGCTGTCCTTCCGGGCGGCCCCGCAGACCCACGGCGCTTTCCGCCACGTGGTGGGGCAGCTGGAGGCGGCGATCGAGGTGGAGCTCAACGGGCGCGGGGACAACCCGCTGTGCGATGTCGAGTCCGCGCTCATGGTGTCCGGCGGGAACTTCCAGCCGGTGCAGCTGGCCCTGGCTTTCGAATCCACCCGCCTGGCCCTGGCGCATGTGGGCATCTCCAGCGAGCGGCGGATCGCCAAGCTGTATCCGCCGCAACGGGCCATCCGGCAACGGCACCTGGCGGCGGCCCGCGACGGCGCCGCCCTGGCCGCCGAGGAGCTGCCGGGCCTGCTGTGGTACTCGGCGGCGGCCCTGCTGGCGGAGCTGAAGGTCCTGGCCGCCCCGGCCACGCTGGGCGCGCCCACGCTGTCCGCCGACGTCGAGGACCACTCCACCCTGGCGCCGCTGGCCCTGCAGCAGCTGGAGAAGTCGCACGAGGCGGCGGAGAAGCTGCTGACGGTCGAGGCTGTGACGGCGGCCTACCTGCTGGGCGAAGCAGAACAGCAGGAGGCGCGGCCCCTCGGCAAGGGGACGGGCGCCGTCGTCGGGCAGCTTGCGGAACTGCTGGCCCAACGGCTGCCGCCGCCGGAACTGGTGGCACGGGCGCGGCACGCTCTGCTGGCAGCGCTGGAGAGGGAAGGACAACTGTGA